The proteins below are encoded in one region of Pseudoduganella armeniaca:
- a CDS encoding glycine zipper domain-containing protein translates to MTTIIAGHFQLQEEVDNARQALVDAGYPADAISGFYVSQPGQHDAHPLGGDRDKSPGAKDSPEGLAKGAATGGAIGAALGAATVPLTGPAGPVVGGLVGAHVGSLYSFSHMKEKGEPEQGGENMVEPRAPGMMIAVALPEGDTDRAIGLLRDLGARRIEQAEGTITGGDWKDFDPLSLPRLVG, encoded by the coding sequence ATGACAACGATCATCGCAGGACATTTCCAGCTGCAGGAAGAGGTCGACAACGCGCGCCAAGCGCTGGTCGATGCCGGTTATCCGGCCGACGCCATCAGCGGCTTCTACGTCAGCCAGCCGGGCCAGCACGACGCCCATCCGCTCGGTGGCGACCGCGACAAGTCGCCGGGCGCCAAGGACAGCCCGGAAGGCCTGGCGAAAGGCGCCGCGACGGGCGGCGCCATCGGTGCCGCGCTGGGGGCCGCCACCGTGCCGCTGACCGGGCCGGCGGGACCCGTCGTCGGCGGGCTGGTGGGCGCACACGTGGGTTCGCTGTACAGCTTTTCGCACATGAAGGAGAAGGGCGAACCCGAGCAGGGCGGCGAGAACATGGTCGAGCCGCGCGCACCCGGCATGATGATCGCGGTGGCGCTGCCGGAGGGCGACACCGACCGCGCCATCGGCCTGCTGCGCGACCTCGGGGCACGCCGCATTGAACAGGCCGAAGGCACCATCACGGGCGGCGACTGGAAGGATTTCGATCCGCTGTCGCTGCCGCGCCTGGTCGGCTGA
- a CDS encoding TraR/DksA family transcriptional regulator, translating into MNDLTPDRLAALKALLEARKSTLLGQYADRPASEFNRTPAVEEIETSPADSASNRTLNQLEAEADEHRLAQLAAIRHALAKFDQGEYGICESCGGPIGASRLDARPEACLCIGCQTRMERRGP; encoded by the coding sequence ATGAACGACTTGACCCCGGATCGGCTGGCGGCGCTGAAGGCGTTGCTGGAGGCACGCAAGAGCACCCTGCTGGGCCAGTACGCGGACCGGCCGGCCAGCGAGTTCAATCGCACGCCGGCCGTCGAGGAAATCGAGACGTCGCCGGCGGACAGCGCCAGCAACCGCACGCTGAACCAGCTCGAAGCCGAGGCCGACGAGCACCGGCTCGCGCAACTGGCCGCGATCCGGCACGCGTTGGCCAAGTTCGACCAGGGCGAGTACGGCATCTGCGAGAGCTGCGGCGGGCCGATCGGCGCGTCGCGCCTGGATGCGCGCCCCGAAGCCTGCCTGTGCATCGGCTGCCAGACCCGCATGGAACGGCGCGGGCCTTGA
- a CDS encoding universal stress protein, with protein MAYKTILVHLDEAPHAGARVLLAAELALQHDAHVIGVALTGVSRFLYQNEMVDEQDPNLARHLDVLRERAAHALAGFAPQLRALGVQSFEERVLDDEPGAGLSLVARHADLAIVGQVLPDQRGSAAGFPAEVLTESGCPVLVLPHTARPRGSISVSAAGVASPGAPLPGRDVLVAWNASKEAARAVREALPLLRRAEQVTVAILDAELHPALFGNEPGADVVAWLGRHGVAAQVTLAASPRHGLLKRPSQVGETLLALAAERGCDLMVLGAFGHSRLRETLLGGVTRAVLDGMTVPVLMAH; from the coding sequence ATGGCCTACAAGACGATCCTGGTACATCTCGACGAAGCGCCGCACGCGGGTGCGCGCGTGCTGCTGGCGGCCGAGCTGGCCTTGCAGCACGACGCGCACGTGATCGGCGTGGCGCTGACGGGCGTGTCGCGCTTCCTGTACCAGAACGAGATGGTGGACGAGCAGGACCCCAACCTGGCGCGCCACCTGGACGTGCTGCGCGAGCGCGCCGCCCACGCGCTGGCCGGCTTCGCGCCGCAATTGCGCGCGCTGGGCGTGCAGTCGTTCGAGGAACGGGTGCTGGACGACGAACCGGGCGCCGGCCTGTCCCTGGTGGCGCGCCATGCGGACCTGGCCATCGTCGGCCAGGTGCTGCCGGACCAGCGCGGCAGCGCGGCGGGCTTCCCCGCCGAGGTGCTGACCGAATCGGGCTGCCCCGTGCTCGTGCTGCCGCACACGGCGCGGCCGCGCGGATCGATCTCCGTCAGCGCGGCGGGCGTCGCCAGTCCCGGTGCGCCGCTGCCCGGGCGCGACGTCCTGGTGGCGTGGAACGCCAGCAAGGAAGCCGCGCGTGCCGTGCGCGAGGCCCTGCCGCTGCTGCGGCGGGCCGAGCAAGTGACGGTGGCGATCCTCGACGCGGAACTGCACCCGGCGCTGTTCGGCAACGAGCCCGGCGCGGACGTGGTGGCCTGGCTGGGCCGGCACGGCGTGGCGGCCCAGGTGACGCTGGCGGCCAGCCCGCGGCACGGCCTCTTGAAGCGACCGTCGCAGGTGGGGGAAACGCTGCTGGCGCTGGCCGCCGAGCGGGGCTGCGATCTGATGGTATTGGGTGCCTTCGGCCACTCGCGCCTGCGCGAGACACTGCTGGGCGGCGTGACCCGCGCCGTGCTGGACGGGATGACGGTGCCGGTGCTGATGGCGCATTAG
- a CDS encoding zinc-dependent peptidase yields MEALLSITLLALAVATPFWYPRWTLKRALARPLPPAALRTLSEYIPVYDRLDPALQQQLQRLIVQFLHQKKFVGCAGLEVTDEMRVAIAGLACMLLLNRPSKVYRPLHTILVYPGAFAAARQEVGPGGIVTDGRQTMLGESWTDGRVVLSWEDVARGAREWSSGHNVALHEFAHQLDSESGTTNGAPYLGSADSYRSWSAVLSRDFAHLRHEAWTGNPDSVLDHYGATSPAEFFAVATEAFFGKPWQLRERHPALFDELSKYYRVDPRDWQDAPVAEPAIVEMPAVPANRSFAWASW; encoded by the coding sequence ATGGAAGCATTACTCAGTATCACCCTGTTGGCGCTGGCCGTTGCCACGCCATTCTGGTATCCGCGCTGGACCTTGAAGCGCGCCTTGGCACGACCGCTGCCGCCCGCCGCGCTGCGCACGCTGTCCGAATACATCCCCGTCTACGACCGCCTCGATCCGGCCTTGCAGCAGCAGCTGCAGCGCCTCATCGTCCAGTTCCTGCACCAGAAGAAATTCGTTGGCTGCGCCGGGCTGGAAGTCACGGACGAGATGCGAGTCGCCATTGCCGGCCTGGCCTGCATGCTGCTGCTGAACCGTCCCAGCAAGGTCTATCGCCCGCTGCACACGATTCTGGTCTATCCCGGCGCGTTTGCCGCCGCGCGCCAGGAAGTCGGGCCTGGCGGCATCGTCACCGACGGCCGCCAGACGATGCTGGGCGAATCCTGGACCGACGGCCGCGTGGTGCTGTCGTGGGAGGACGTGGCCCGCGGCGCGCGCGAGTGGAGCAGCGGCCACAACGTCGCCCTGCACGAATTCGCCCACCAGCTCGACAGCGAATCCGGCACGACCAACGGCGCGCCTTACCTGGGCAGCGCGGACAGCTACCGCAGCTGGTCCGCCGTGCTGTCGCGCGACTTCGCCCACCTGCGCCACGAGGCCTGGACGGGCAATCCGGACAGCGTACTGGACCATTACGGCGCCACCAGCCCGGCCGAGTTCTTTGCCGTGGCCACCGAGGCGTTCTTCGGCAAGCCATGGCAGTTGCGCGAACGTCACCCGGCCCTGTTTGACGAGCTGAGCAAATACTACCGCGTCGACCCGCGCGACTGGCAGGATGCGCCGGTGGCGGAGCCGGCAATTGTCGAGATGCCGGCCGTGCCGGCAAACCGCTCGTTCGCCTGGGCCAGCTGGTAA